From Solanum stenotomum isolate F172 chromosome 2, ASM1918654v1, whole genome shotgun sequence:
AGGAGCACTCAACTTCTTGAAATTATACACACTGATATTTGCAGACCCTTTGATGTTTCATCTTTAGgtggataaaaatattttatcaccttTATCGATGATTTTCACGTTATGGATTCAtctatttgttgaaagaaaaatctcaagcAGCGGACGCTCTCAAAgtgtacattaatgagattgaaGGACAATTAGATAGGAAAGTGAAAATCATTAGATCAGATAAAGTATAACGAATCAAAACAATGTCCAGGTCCATTTAAAAATTCTTTGAGAATGGTGAAGTTGGTGGGAGTGTTGAACGACAAAGTGTGAAAATTAATGGGGTAACGGTAAATATTTCATTGCCCGTGAATGTACCTCCTTCTGCACCAATCACAAATGTTGTTCCTCTTGTTGAAGAACACTTTAATAATGTTGAACAACATTTGGGTGAAACACTTCAAGAAGGAACTAACTCACAAGTAGCTGACACAAATGAACCACAAACAGTGCCATTAAGAAAATTGGTCATTTAAGatgattatgtgatttatttgcaaGAGTCATATTTTGACATTGAAATTAATAAAGATCTGGTTTCATTTTCACAGGCCACAGAAAGCACTGAGTATGATAAATGGATTGATGCCATGAATGAAGAGTTAAAATCCATGGAATAGAACAAAGTCTGGGATCTCTTTCAATTACCAGAAAGTTCTAAAAGAATCGGATGTAGATGGGTCTTCAAGACCAAACGCGATTCAAATGGTAATATTGAATGATATAAAGTCAGACTTATTGCCAAGGGATACACTCACAAATGAGGCATTGATTATAAAGAGGTCTTTTCACCAGTCTCAACGAAAGACTCATTAAGAATTATTTTGGCTTTGGTAGCTtattatgatttagagttacatCAAATGGATATGAAAATTGTCTTTCTTAATGGAGACCTCGAGGAGGATGCTTATATGGACCAACCAaaggattttgaaattaaagaaaaagatcaaataGTGTGTAAACTAAAGAAGTCAATATATGGACTCAAACAAGACTGACAACAATggtatataaaatttaatgataccataacaaCTTTTGGATTCAAGGAATTACCGTTGATCGGTGTATATACCAAAAGATCAGTAGGAGTAAGTTTATATTTGTAGTCTTGTATGTTAATGACATTTTACTTGTTGCTAATGATTTAGGCATATTGTGTGAGCCGAAAGACTTTCTCTCTATGaactttgaaatgaaagatatggGATGAGACATCCAATGTGATAGGGATAGAAATATTTCGTGATAGATCACAAGGATTATTGGTACTGTCTCAAAAGGCTATATCGAAAGAGTTTTAGAAAGATTTACCATGAACAATTGTTCAGCAAGAATAGTtcctattaaaaaaaaggacaaatttaATCTCATGCAATATCCAAATAATGATGTAGAAcgaaagaaaatgaaatcaaTTCCTTAATCTTCTATTgttggaagtttgatgtatgttcaAACTTGCACACGATCGTATATTAGCTTTTTGATCGGCATGCTAGAAAGATATCAAAGTAATCCTGGAATTGATCactaaaaaaaactacaaagaAAGTTTGTGGCATGTTATAAAGTCACAATTCATCCATTATGGCTGCGAAACTTCATTTCAGGACTTGGGGTTATCGACACCATTACCAGGCCgctgaaaatttattgtgataatGCTACAGtattcttcttcaagaacgaTAAGTACTCCAAATGTGTCAAACATATGGAATTAAAGTACTTTACTGTTAAGGAAGAAGTCCAGAAACAAagagtgttacttgagaatattaTAACTGATCTCATGATTATTGTTCCGTTAACAAATGGCTTACAAcctgaaacgaccccaaaaatgcccgaaaatgtgcttcggaaacacctaaaattgtaatttccatatatctcaaaatccgtgcatcatttcggaaattcgacttcatattcttattcagggggtcaaattgagtgggaaatgagtctaacccgaattttagaacaaccgtatcaaaattcgaaaatcgcaaaaaaNNNNNNNNNNNNNNNNNNNNNNNNNNNNNNNNNNNNNNNNNNNNNNNNNNNNNNNNNNNNNNNNNNNNNNNNNNNNNNNNNNNNNNNNNNNNNNNNNNNNNNNNNNNNNNNNNNNNNNNNNNNNNNNNNNNNNNNNNNNNNNNNNNNNNNNNNNNNNNNNNNNNNNNNNNNNNNNNNNNNNNNNNNNNNNNNNNNNNNNNNNNNNNNNNNNNNNNNNNNNNNNNNNNNNNNNNNNNNNNNNNNNNNNNNNNNNNNNNNNNNNNNNNNNNNNNNNNNNNNNNNNNNNNNNNNNNNNNNNNNNNNNNNNNNNNNNNNNNNNNNNNNNNNNNNNNNNNNNNNNNNNNNNNNNNNNNNNNNNNNNNNNNNNNNNNNNNNNNNNNNNNNNNNNNNNNNNNNNNNNNNNNNNNNNNNNNNNNNNNNNNNNNNNNNNNNNNNNNNNNNNNNNNNNNNNNNNNNNNNNNNNNNNNNNNNNNNNNNNNNNNNNNNNNNNNNNNNNNNNNNNNNNNNNNNNNNNNNNNNNNttttttttctcttgctcccttagtcccgatttccccctttgattatgcttattgcttatggtcattttaattgcttccgcgaccaaggatgtgtaatgatacgctatgaggcttgtttggggttccttcgggttccccattcgccggtcacgtctaggccctaggcttgggtcgtgacacaaccAAAGACATTTAAAGAACATGTTCAAAGAATGGGTCTTGGTTGTACTTATGATTAATACATTTATGATGTTTTTACACTCTGAGCTCAATTATGTGTTTCTGATatacattaatgaatttattgttTCTCATAATGGTGTACACATTATTGTTTTGAGATATTACAAGATAAGTCTTTATGAGACATTATTGTGGACCGTAATGTTATACTCCATGTTTTTATAGCTTATGAACCTAGTATGATAAGTTGCTAATGTAATAGTATGTGGAAGGAAGTATGtagcttaaaatttatgttCAACCGCCATAACTCGCATTAGTAGTTTGTTATATTGTGGTATGTATGATGAATATTATAGAAGAAATTTATTGTATGCGCAACTaatgtttattaaatattaatgttatattGTCATTGGGCCAAGTAGGAGAATATaagaattatattaattatttcttacttatgacccaagtttacttgtagcccaagtaataccataaataatatttaataaggaatagaTCTCGTCCGTACATTGATTACTTGATGGATGTACCAGATTAAGTTATAACatctataaattggtcctccctccacGGTACTTCACcgcctttcttcttcatcttcttccctgCACTTTTCCCAAATCACAAAACTCAACTTCTTGTCAAATTACTTacaaattcaacttttaaaaataataatttcataccTAATACGTGAGAGAAAGATATAGAGAGAGCCTCGTACAAGAGTGATGAAGAAGCGGAATTTGTTGATGGATAATCATTTCAAAATCGACTGCAAAAGAGAAATCAGGAGGaccaaaattaattttattgaattttctgatattattttttataagttaaatgagtttacattttaatttgagTAGTGATGTTTGTTTGGAGGTGCCTGAAAATGGAGTTGGATGAACGTCGGCTAAATTTTTTACTCCAGTGTCCAAAAatcttatttcttcttttttttttttgcagattcAAGTAgtcgattttttaaaaaaaaaatagacacaaGATGCAGTTGACTTTGAAAACCTAATTGAGGTGAAAGAAGATGACTGAAAGTGTGTGTGCAAGTGGGGGGAGGggcttttttttttggattaaaaaattattattttcaaaatatttaaaaaattcttttaagttATTTACAATGccgaaaaaaattaaaataaaataccatttcaaatattttccCGCGCcaaaggaaagtgaaaaacacTTTTTCTGCCACATCaacattttgtgtttaataggcACATGTTTTGCACaatttaggtgttcaataggtactagccTTAGTTAGGGTGTCTAAGTGAATATGCGGCAACTTTAATGGGTCGTAGATGACTTAAGTCATACTTTTATAATAGcaataattaatacataataTTTAACTTGGCATTAGCTGACATCCATGCTCTCTAACTTTGGAATTGCATAAGTaaatacttaaacttgtataaatttgaACAAATAGGCACGCGTGCCTTATGTGACATAAAACACGTAGGAACTAGGTCATGTAGGATGTGAATTGACACTTAAAAGCGTCATGTGTGACGTGTGTCTCCTTGTCCACACCCAAAATTGGAGGACATCTAGTTAGGGGTGGGCATGGTATGGTATATACCGAATATCATACCGAAgtatataattacataaataacatatatatgtaactctctctctctctctctatatatatatatattataaaatactaacaaatatgCAACCTAGTATTAGTATATACTAAATGCTTAGAAGTTGAAACTTTGACTAttctattttgattgaaatgaatttgaaatttaattgattGACAAAAGgagttgtttatattttattttgaatatatatttttacatgtGTAATGTGTTAGTATGATACACTTGAgatctttttttaattgtcaAACTCATAATACTCTACTATACGAGTATATATTAGTCAAAGTTGAACAAACTATGATTACCGATTTACCATACTGTAGAATACCAAAACTGAACTTCAAAATATCGAACCATACCAAATTGAATTAGTATGATAATGATATAATGTTTCAGAAACCGAATATCGAAATTATGGTATCAACACTTTGAAATACCATACCGTACCACACCATGTCATCCCTACATCTAGTTGATGTCAAGTTAAACGACAGATTTATATAATGTCTTTATAATATCTTCCTTATTTTTATGGTATAAACTTCTTAAACTATATCAtaccctctttttttttgttttgtgttactttcttttttagtatatgtgagagaaaatatcatatttattaattaaaaatgatttaaatttaagtaatcttctaattttatatttattccaataaaaaaaatgtagggAGGGTGAATTGCTAATCCTTTGTCAACCTTCCCGATGCGTTTTCTGCAATTATGCGTCACATGCTTTGTTGTCTTTGCATTGAGTTGATACAGTTACAGGGGTCTGCCTCTTCCTTCTCGGGGTGCCAAAAGACCCATTCTTATCCATCTATATTTTCACTCTATAAATAGCAAATTACTCAATGTTTTGCTGAAAAAATTAAGGatattttgagagaaaaaaatgttGGTGATGGGAATAAGCTTGCAATGTTTGATGGACTTGGTGGTAGCTGGATTTTCCCTAATGATTGGGTTGGGGATTTTCGCTTTTATTGCTTCAATTTTATGCTCTGCTGCTTTTTATCAGAATGCAAAGCAACTTTCTTGAAACCCCTTTATGGATTTAGGTATGAAGATTTCTGAATTTTTCTTATTTGGGTGTTCcaaattttacttttcttggtAAAAAGTTCTTTCCTTTACTCCAATTTAGCTTCGGAATTCAGTCCAATTGAAAATGATCAGTACAATTCAGAGTAGGTTTCCATTAATTTGTGGGATTTAGTATCGTGGTGTTGTTCGGGCCAGCTTTCACGCCCCTAGACTAATGGTACGGGAAACCTGCCACCTCCACCAGGTAACTCTGTGTACCAAGGCTAGGACAAAATGGAAGAATCACAATAGTGTTTTGTGGGATTATTTATATGAATGGTTATTGAGAATTCATTTAGGATTTAGACTTTAATGGAATGATTAATGAAGAATAGCTTACTCCAAATAGTTTTGGTCTGAGatgtttttattgttgttgtttgtacAATTATACTTTCCCATTATGAAGATGAGCAGCAACACTTTGTTTGAAGATATGAAAGGCCTTGATTTCATGATTCTATCATACTCAAATTTTGGTGGCtcattttatgaactaatgaaTAAATGCCAGGGGATATTCATTTAGTACTCTAAATCATTTGATAGATTATATAACGAAGGTAAATTTGATCTAGAATCCTATTTTTTTAATGGATAAGCCTCATGTATATTGCTTGTGGACCGAAATTTGGATCAGGGTGATGCAATGTACCCTTTAAGGTGTTGAGTTATTCATTTGTTGTAAATGAAGAATGTGAAATTCTATGAGTTTTCTTCTTtgcaaatatcattttttttggcCATATTCATTTTGGAGCTGAGCTTATGCTGCCTTTGTACCTGTTATTTATTCGGTTATAGGTTGCCCCCATGTGATTGCTAGTATGTAGGGAGAGATAGATAAGGATGTGATATCGATAGGGAACTTGTCATGTTTTAACAAAATGACTGAAGATTGTTTAGTAGTAAATGGAGAAGAGAACACTGGTATTGTTGTATACACCTTGGCTGCATCTTTCAACCGTACAATTTCTTTACGAGCTTGTTCAAATACTCTGGATGGATTTTGCTTTTGACCTCTCTGTGGAGATGTCAAGATTCTTCTGTGAACTGATTGAGATTTTGGGTTAGACAAATGTTAAATGATTGTATTCTCGACATAAGCTTTCTATATAAGAAGATTCTAGAATCCGCTTTGGAAGCACGGTGCTCCTTCTTGTTTGGTTGTCTACAGTCTAATACGAGGGTTATGAAAGGATATCTTATATCTGTAACCTAAAGTCCCTGGCATTCCCACTAAGCAGCCTTCTATATGATGTAATACTCGAGGCAAACTAGAGTATTAAACTAAAAAGGTCTGTGTCTTTGGTCAGTCTTAAGACAAGTTGGTAGTGCCTTCTCTGTCTTCAATTATGAACTGTGACATATCCTATAGATGTTAATGACATAAACAATGACCATATGAGCTCTTGCATCACGTAGATATCCTCCACGCAGGTTTTATAACTTCACTAGGCATGAAACTGAGATAGAATTGTACATAGTTGTCTATATTGAGTGGATCGATAAAATAAGCATGAAGTTATGATTTGATAAATTGAACTTGGAACTATATAGAAGTGGTTTGTGTAGCTTATGTGATTGGAAAGTATTGTTTAGAATGAGGAACCTTTCTTTCCAGAGTGAGCAGTATTTAGTGAACAAAAGGAATGGAAGGACAATCAGTTTGGGGCTTATATGCCTAATGCAAGATCTTTACCTATAGGAGTTTGTGGTTGATAGTTTCAGGATCAGCCCTCCCCCATCCTCACCCACTCCAAGAAAAGAACAAACGGTAGATTTCTTTAAAGGACAGAGGAAATCTGTGAAATTAGTCAGTAACATCTTCTTAGAATTCCCTCTGGCTTCAAGAAAGCAAGAGCAGGCAAGGTTCTGGTACTTCCTTTTTAGATNTGATAGTTTCAGTCAACTGTAAATCGAACTTCCCAAAAGGGATCAGCCCTCCCCCATCCTCACCCACTCCAAGAAAAGAACAAACGGTAGATTTATTTAAAGGACAGGAAATCTGTGAAATTAGTCAGTAACATCTTCTTAGAATTCCCTCTGGCTTCAAGAAAGCAAGAGCAGGCAAGGTTCTGGTACTTCCTTTTTAGATATACTTTtctgtattgtatttttataggGTAATTGTTGTCAATAAACCTTTGTTCTTTCCCCTGTCAtattagaaaggaaaaaagacCTCAACTTGGAGTTCTATTTTAGCCCCGCCTTCGTGAATAAACCATTTCCCTACGGACCATAATTTCACAGGGTAACTAGTGTTAATTATTCATATACATTCTATGGATGTGCTTGCATTTGAGGCGAGtgtctattggaaacaacctctctaccctgACAAAGGGTAAGGGTAAAGTCTGCGTACATCCTACCCTCTCCAGACcctacttgtgggattacactgttgtttgcatttgagttcACTTTGAAGAAGTTTTGCTAACGTTATTCCTTCCTTCTGTAGTTATCGGTATTTTCCCGTCATAAATTAACTGATTATCGTTTTCATTTATGCAGGATAgaaaaaacataagaaataaaaggTGTCCTTCCACTATCTCCTACATGAATCTGGCACTCTTGCCTGCTTGTAAGCCAGGGACTGCATGGAGAGATGAACTGAACTTATAAGTAGAGCCCATTTTAACTGTTTTGCTGTTTGTAATAGGTAGAGAAAAGTATGTGCCCTTAGAAAAAAGGCATTTGTTTTGCAATAGAGAAATGAATATGCAGTTTTGAGACAGCCAGCTATTTCCCCTTCTGATATATAAATAGTTTGatgttttagaaaaataagaaggaATTTTATACAATTCTATCTTTACTGTCTTTGATTCTTAACCAAAGGTCCTCTTTATTAGGGAACGCTATACCCTCTGGGACTTTTCCGTGTGAATTCGGATTTAGTTGGGCTCTAATGTGGGTATCGAACTCCGGGTGGAAAACCAATTCTTAAAACGCTATACCCTCTGGGACTTCTTTATTAGGGAATGCTATACCTCTGGGACTTCTCCGTGCGAATTCGAATTTAATCGGGCTCTAATGTGAGTATCGAACTCCGGgtagaaaaccaaaaaaacacTAATGGAATGTTAATCATTAAGTGAGTAATTTAAGAGAACACTGATTCTTAACCAGAGGTCCTCTTTATTAGGGAACGCTATACCCTATGGGACTTCTCCGTGCGAATTCGAATTTAGTCGGGCTCTAAAGTGGGTATCGAACTccgggtgggaaaccaaaaaaacacTAATGGAATGTTAATCATTAAGTTGAGTGATCGTTTTAGAAATTGGCTCGCACGTGTACACAACACTAtgattttatgtattatacctagtttttttttttttgattcccATCCGGTGTTCGGTACCTACATTGGAGTCCGACTGAATTCGAATTCGCGCTGGGAAGTTCCACATTGGAAGGAAAAAGTGCTCCCTAAGTCCCTAACAAAGGCAACTATGTACCCAAGAAGACTCGAACCTaagacctcttggttaaggataaAGAAGTACTTACTATTCCTCCACCACAACCCTCGTTGGTGTATTATACCTAATTAAGGCATGAAACATACATTAGTCAAgcacaataataaaatatcaaggGGGG
This genomic window contains:
- the LOC125856452 gene encoding uncharacterized protein LOC125856452, with protein sequence MLVMGISLQCLMDLVVAGFSLMIGLGIFAFIASILCSAAFYQNAKQLS